The Periplaneta americana isolate PAMFEO1 chromosome 1, P.americana_PAMFEO1_priV1, whole genome shotgun sequence DNA segment ATGGATACTGAACCGGATAATAACAGAGAAGTAAGTGCAGCACACCAGTTTACTACTGAAGCAAATTCACATTTTTTACATTGTTGCAATATTTACGATATTTAAGCTCTGAATAAATTTATGCTatcataaaatgtatatttttttcttttttaatcaatGGCGGGTATTTGACTTACACATTCACCCATTTGaaaccagttatgtagaccagTTTACCGACAGTTGTTGCCCAGGatgtgccataggaggctggtctacactacacccgcgatgagatggtTATGGAGATTTGTTTGGATGCCACAGGGGGAACCGGAGCttcccagagaaaacccctgtgttacctggatcatGGTCTTGctcaacataagttataaattgggggtacactggggatcgaacttgggttcacaggattataagtcccaCTGCTCTAGCAGCGAGACCACCATGGCAGCTATAAAATGGATATTGTTTGTAACAACTTTTCTAATCGCTTTCATGTCaagcaaataatttaaaaaaggaTCATGGAATGCAATTTTGAGAAATTCCTTTAATCATACTTGTTCTGCAGATGTGCTTCCATAAATTTGCAGCACAGATGTATCAGTAGTTTCTGCAGTGGTTGACAGCATAGCTGTATATTTACAATTTGTTGTTGGCCTAGGTGGTACAGTCGGTAGAGTACTGGTCTTCTGTGTCTGAGGTTGCGGTTTTGCTCCCGGGTcaagtcaatggcatttaagtgtgatttACTAGCATGTGAAAACCGGGACAAAATTTTGGCACACcgacgacactgatataacctcggcagttgcaagcatcgttaataaaacataatttaaattttaatttacaatctGTTGGCTGCATTGTAACACTTCACATGACGTGTCTCCATCTGTCTGCTACTGCCCTCATTTTGTGCATGCACACCGTCATTTAATCAGATTTTGAAAAATTCCACCATCGCACAATCAAAAGTTTttccattattattcttattattattattattattattattattattattattattattattattaattattattattattattattattattactactactattattattattattactactattattattactattattattattattattattatttattattattattattattattattattattattattattattattattattattattattattattattattattattattattattgctaggattttgatgaattgCATCTTTTCTCtaataagccagaaacatagctgctttagtatttatatattatgtgataaactgagtgtttaaagacatatttgttagggtattttttttgcattttttgcctgtttcaactcataagagcatcttttgttttattcggtcattttttgagggattttcatttaattttggccataaatccccattattaatgtaaaataatgttcatttcctttcatattttctttacatttatctcaaacagcagaaataactaaaatgctctctcaattattatcactcaataaaagagttgtgttccaatggataccatcccattgtggaatcctgggaaacgagaatgcggatggtttagcaaagaagggcagcactgctacttacagacctgttactaaatctacgtattactctgtgaagagatttattaaatctacatacttagatttcaacaaacaaaatttgataacacaatcccaagggaaaaaatggaactctctgcatcaaaattcacagttaattcccgatttaccacgaaaatcgtctgtagctgcatttagattggcaacaggccatgattgtttggtcaaacacctgcatagaattggaatatatcagtcccctaactgcccattgtgcaactcaaaccaagaaatcgattcggaacacctcaaaatctgtgcttcagtggctagtcatgataatgtctttgaaaaatattggagtgcaagaggtcaaatgactttattgtcaaatgcctggcattagaaaacaacaacaacatattttcttgacatattttgtccattaatacccattattttgtataatattttaatcgtttttctacacaaatattgccattttaatgtagtacaccccatgtaatggatcagtccaaccatcccttcaatatagactcttctatacctgctaattctggATAAGAGAGatcttgtggtagactacatggaaactaaaagtaaagtaaatccatggtgctacagcccatgaagggccaagaccgaccagccgactactGACCTCAGGTCCACataccgacgcagaggtgaacgatcatacatggaaactacatcaagtaaaataattaattaaagtgtactacttagaaaaaattatgtaacatttaatttaattactagtctaaatattaagtagtacaaaatcctcttttcctactaagccaattatgtaagatcaatgtttagggcattttaagggcatttttgaaagatttttaagtcataaatgcattgtttttaggacattttttcatgatttataggtcatcaaaatcctagccctaattattattattattattattattattattattattattatcattattattattattattattattattattgatattattataataatcatcatcatcattattaatttatcattcaaattaaaattaaagattcTTTGGATAGTATTCTCcatatgtatttttattctgAAACTTGAAGAAGCAAGAGACCGTAATTGTAGGTCTACTTAATAGTGTTGATcttgttaaatgtaatttaatgtaattcattcTCATTGATCTTCGTTCTCTACAGAATTATAATGAACTGGAGAAGAGGCTGAGAGAGGAAATGGAAAGAGAATTGAATAAGCTTAAACAAAAGCAGAAACAAGAATATCATGAGTTACAATGTAAATTGGAACTGGAATTACGACAGATACTGCTACAGCGAAGAGGTACAGAGTCACCTGGAACCTTCATGCAGGTACATAGACTTGATGCTGTATCATCCTGTTGTCTCGTAACTCGAACTACTGTATGTGCTTTTACATTTTCTGTTGTTATTAGATCTCAGATGTTTAGTTTCTAAATATGACTAGGTTAATCACAAAATTGGTGTCTTAATCCAAAAATGGGACATGGGCGGATATTTATTGCAACAAAGGCAAAGAGGCTCACTAGTTGGATAGTGAGTTAAAGATCATCCTTCAAGAACAGTGGCGATACCTATACACAGATGTAAATACACATGCTATGATTTATATTCAGTTGTTTGCATAGACTTTATTAATTAAGTACTAGTAATTAGCTAGAggggaaaattataatttaatactgtaccaCATTCACggataaaatatgcattttttcattaaaaatttaaaatgtgcatTTTCCCTCACAATATGCATTATGAAACACTGGTCAAATTGTCTGTGAAGGTGCGACTTGCATAGTATATCATTTCTgcatacatttaaatatataaataacatgcatttcgcatACAAATCTGATTATGTGTGATTTCTACTCCTTTTCTTTTACACATTTTCGGTAAAATATCTTATATTTCTTGTATatatttcttgtcctcttatcacagcctgggtacttgttctaaaaatgaccctttattatctatgccttgctaTAAAACAGCtcattattcttcctctttcacagcatcAGCAACTCTACtctctcaggaactgtcgaacaaaattgcaatttaaaaataaattgtttaaacacgtgaccagtactaAGCCATATAACTCACTTCATATTTAATTTTCCCGTTCCTTTATCCTATCATGATTGTTGTATGTACTGttatcattgaaattataaatatacattgtaatcctacaaattgttagtacatatttcactcatttttctgaaaatgtcttctattttaaaatgtcttctattttcctcattcatgtttaattccccttttttgtgtgtgtgtgtgtgtgtgtgtgtgcgcgtgcgtgcgtgcgtgcgcgcgcgcgcgcacttttttttttccccctctcagtgttatatagttataatttactttgaatttgttattcttgtagtttgtaatattggttcacttaccgcttgcatattcactgagtgtaacttctagccttatattattttgtaattattatttagtatgtttgcattattttactcaagttgtgcttgtatgactatataaatttttattagtattCTTTAAATATGTTAATCTGTAATCATTAACTTGTATTACTACAAATTCTATCTGCTTCTTTTGTTTTTGGccaagtgaaagagaaggcctgatggccttaacttcgccagaataaataaatattattattgttattattattattattattattattattattattattattatctatttatttatttattgaccttTCACTAGCTCTTTTGTCAGTTTCACCAcaataaaaaatttttttttttatcaaagaaaaacttttatacaatgatgtaggcctacaatacaatTGTGCTTAAAAGTTATAAATACTGTGctatgaaagcaaacaataaaCATGTATGGAAGTTGCAGTCCTATGACTGTCCTCGGGCAAtagataaaagaaaacaaaaatgttaaacttCACACAACATCGgaatgtctttttctttttaatcttcttaTTTGACGAGGCATCAaaaacattaaactgaaaactaGTGCAATAGATCTATGTGCCTAGCTGCACTCAATCTGAAAGCAGTGTTCTGGCACGAACTTCCTAAGACTGGTTGCTACAAGCCcttacccttacacagtatgtgGTAGGGATGATTTTGCAGCTGGAAACAGGAACATTTACTTGTGGGAGAGGTTGTTCTTCCACAACTTGTAAAAGAGTGaatacctgctttcaaagaaatgatcccaagaacttccacacaattATTGCAGACTCATACACTGTTCAGTTTTTATCCTTACTATTTAAGtggtcgtactgtataacttctatgtaggatgtcttccacaggtgtcaaaagaaattgtattgaacttattattgaaaaaaaaattgcaaataattgagaggtgtGGGGATAGAGAAACTGTGGCTAATGTCGCGTTAGAATAGGAGATTGGCATTATAACTGTGCGTAATTTAATTAAGAACAAGAATAATGTGtatgaagtatgtaaatctacaacaggaGACATCTGCTATTAATTTCTTTCTGCAGACAACCATCACCCCTGATCCCTTGATCCTTAAATCCCTGTCATTGACAActggacttaaattagtgaacttctgatccaataCCTATAGCCGCGAcggtgttattcccggcgtgactcctcctctttgcttatgtcttaggaagtgaaggctctataaagtctaggtaggtagtatcgttcgccatttttgttctttcgttgctgagctaccatacgaggaatctatttgccacaccattaaacattatcatgtcatagctcctaagataataaatcaaacacactgtaattcagcaaataattgagcggcaaataacagcttcgtgtgctttctgcgaacaccaacgaaagagcgaaaatggcgggcgattatattaagaatttatcgagccttaagaaatgaataacatcttcataagcaaatcacaagacgcacacatttaaatgtagccgacctgcaatgcgattggctgccggaaattagagcgacgggactatagcatgATACACATGCAATTGTAGGCCTAAGTACTGTATTGTGCACGAAAATCTtctatgatacggattatccaaTTTCTTTGATTAACCATACAGTCCACCCTcttcattaccacagataatagaggttctactgtaagtactaaaaatgTACATGAACTACCCAGATCTAGTACTAAAGTACTAGGAGTGGCAATCCTGTTTCTCAGgttattactatttctactattatttactattattcacACATTGTTATTCGTGAAATGAACATATGGGAAAAAGACTGATGGGATTAGGTCCAAAAACATAGCACAAGTTACacgtttttgcatattatcgccgtgctctcatggttaacatttggcagatctttgagcggcctcatgcataacattcggcaggtctttgaaatttaattgcattattgttttcaatttcttatgtcgccactccaatcactcgcctcaatttcaatattgcaaccaataagctgcttgcattattaaatgacatctacttgtctaatccacgtggactaaaaccgaggttgcaatgtcttgtgctgaggacgaacattaaggtatgttgtagtgtaggctttcacagCCGGAGTTTATAGATCGAGATTCATTTTCTGGGCTGAGAgaccgtggtctattggttggttttataccagacgtttcatcTGCAACTGTGGCAGACATCTTCaatggagtggtatccgaggtcgcaaaactcttctctgcgtacctgaggcaactgatcctgtggctggttgtgcgggcgtatttatagtgcaactagcaggccgaggcctgttgtcgctgtggTCCGCAGTTGCAGCACATGTCTAttaagagggcgatcacaacatatgattcaaggacacggacatcttgagcacgacgacgcacttcttcccccatCTACATAGAGAAGCAATCGAAATCTGTAAACatgacaactttaatcgcaaggaagaaggcgtaaagctaaacaaatgttggtacccggtcctaaacagaacagataagaagccactataacaaaaggacggaacccagaacaggagcagcgaacaaagcagTGCGGACCACAGCAACAACAGGCCTTGGCCCACGAGTTGCACTATAAATATGCCCGCACAACCAggcacaggatcagttgcctcaggtacacTGAGAAGAGTTTTGCGACTTCGGTTaccacaccactgaagatgtctgctgcagttgcagacgaaatgtctggtataaaaccaaccaatagaccacggcctctcagcccggaaaatgaatctagatttATTAAGGTatgtgtttaaaaattattattgaagagttattattaagagtactcgtatatgaaataataataataatgataataataataataataaaaaagaaggtaaaggtatccccgtaatatgccatgaaggcacttagggggcatggaggtagagccccatgctttccctgacctcggcactagaatgaggtggtgtagtcggcaccacgctctgaccgccttttacccccgggaaagacccggtactcaattttataggaggctgagtgaacctcggggccattctgaaagtttggcaacgagaaaaaatcctgtcaccacctgggatcaaaccccggaccttccagtccatagccagctgctctaccaactgagccaactgagctacctggccgcctaataataataataataataataataataataatagccatttaacaatataacaaactagtgcatACTcgtattcttatcgaggaagtagacgtgacaacgtgatgcttagagtgaaacctacagagcaacaatcggtcggcaaaattatgtttgaaAGCATactgcacgttattgtatgatgtcgacatgttaagcatgaaaGCGCGGTGATAATATCTGTTGTTGTAATGACttgacaataataatttttaaattagattCCTTTGTGTTTCAGATCTGCGCCACAGAATATGAAAGAGCAAGTGGTGTAGCAAATATGACTGGAGAGCTATATGAAGTAAAGATGGTAGCACTACTGTTTGTGCGAGCACTGAATCAATCATTGGACTTTCACATCGCCTCCAGTATGAATGCGGCAGGTGCATTTGATGATGTGGTGCTCAGAGTAGGAAAGAAGACAGTGCTCATACAACTCAAACACCGTGAAAATACCTGCAAACAGATTGAACAGAAGGATCTTGTAAAGAAAAAGGGAAATTTTAGTCTTCTAAAGTATTACGAGTCATACTGTAAAGTGAGAAACAATTGGACAGAAGACAAAGACTTGCAACTTTGTGGAAATTTTCAGGATGCCTTGTTCATTGTGTATACTAATGCCAAAATGGCTGAAGATACAGGAAGCAATGTCTGTAACTGTGACTGGCGGAATATTCTTGGTACAGGAGGAAATTGCTTGCAATTCACAAGTGAAACTTGTCCACAAAGCGATCCTCCAGTTGATTTGGCAGATTATGCAGCATTTGTGTCGCAGCTGTGCTTTTTCACTGAAGAAGCTGCTGAGGACAAACTCGATGATTTCATCAGACAGGAAATCAAAGCAGCATGTGGTACGGACACAGGATATATTCAACTAATAGCCAAAGTGCAAGAGTGGTGGAGACATTCAAGTTCCTATCTCACAAATGAAACTCATTTCTGGTGGGATATTGTGCAATCATGCATTGCTGATCTATCACaaaagaaaataacagaatttgAAAATCTGAATGTAAAATTTCGTGATGAGTATGTGAAACAGATACAAACAAACCTGCCAGCTGTTGGGAACTTTTCTTGCATAGTTGCTAAAGGTACACTTGGTTGCACTGCTCTAACCAGTCTGAAAGTTTACCAGAGCCTGCATAATGACCGCCACATTTTCGTGGATGGCAACGTCCTTACGACTCATATGAGCAATATACAAGCTCTCTGGGGAAAGTGGTGTGATTTGCTAGTTGTGGTAGAGGATGGTCACACACCTCCCAATTTTATCCGCAGTTATCCTGGAAAAAGACTGGTCtacatattaggacacaaacctGAAGAAGAGACAGTTGCTCACATCTTACATGAGGATGAGCCTAATCTAACACAACTGGATGATGAGTCTAGGGAACGTGTGTTTACTACCTTGGTAAACTTTCAGGGTCATGGTGTTGCTTTTGGGGAAGTAATTGGTTCCAATGAGCAAATGGTGTCAGCAGATGTCATTGTCAGAGTGTTAACGGGGGAATTTGTGTTGGGAAACACTTTATCTGGAGACGTGGACTACTACATCCCTCGTGTTATCAAGTCAGGATATCGAGTTAATAAGGATATCGTGTCTCATCCAATCACAGACTTGCCATTTACATTGGCCATGAGTGGAATGGAATTTGAAGCACTGAATAATGAAGATGGTGGTCACATCAAATCTGTCCATGATGTGGAAGACTTCCTGAAATTGACTGATGCTTGTGATACAGTTCACTGGCTTCATTGGGATGGCAATGCATTTGTATGGATGGAGTCCCAAGGAGACATGAATGttttgttgcagtatttaactgaACAGTTGACTTATGAGAACGTGGTGGATTCAGTTTTTGATATTGCACAGCGTGTGGTGCTCTTATCAGATGATCCTGGAATGGGCAAGTCTACACTACTGACACACGTGGCAAAGATCACAAAGAAGAAGCACCCAGCCATGTGGGTGTTCAGAGTAAACCTAAACAACTTCACCCCGAAGCTAGATGAATTACCAGAGAATCTACAACTGTCTGATGTcattaaatttcttttggaagtgTGTGGGGTCTCACTACATTGGAAAGATTTGTTTAAAAACATGGAGAACACTTCCATTCTTCTCGATGGGTTTGACGAAATAAGTCCCACTCACTCTGACAAGGTGGCTCTTATGTTAAGACTTTTACAGAAGACAAAAGTTAAGAAACTCTGGATCACTACACGACCAGTGACAGCATCACGCCTGCAACAGGAACTCTGTGCACGACCCTTCACTATAAGACCATTCTCAGAAAAAGATCAAAAAGATTTTTTAGCTAAATTCTGGAAGATACTTGTCCCTAACCTCAAGAAATCCCTTTTGGATAGCTTCATTACTAGGTTATTAAACTTAGCagcaaaatatttcagtaataaGGAAAAAGAATTTATGGGTATTCCTTTACAGTCAATGTTGTTGGCTGAGGCTTTTTTAGAAGACTTGAAAATATATAATTGCACTGGCAAAATGAAACTGCCACGCAAGTTTGCCATGTTCCAGCTGTACAAGAAATTTGTGGACcgtaaattgaaaatatattgcgAGAGGAACAATATGATTTTGAGTAGGCCTTGTGTTCGTCATAGTTATGAGAGAATGAAAAAGGAATTAGAAGAGAATCATATGATCTCTTCACTCATGGTACTTCTGTCCCCAGAGGACGTTAACAGACTTCCCAATTCGGAATGTATGAAGAAGAAGTTTGACAAGTTCGTAGAAGAGGTAGAGAAGGGCATTGAGAAAACTGGAATTATTACGCAGATTGTCAACTGTAAGCCTGAATTTATACACAGAACATTTGCAGAATACTTTGCAGCTCTCTGGTTTGCTGGTAACTTCGTAGCAGTGAAAGATTACTTGAAGGACAAACTTTTTGATCCTAATTTCCAGATAGTCAGAATATTTTTTGATAGAAT contains these protein-coding regions:
- the LOC138706164 gene encoding uncharacterized protein isoform X1; translation: MDTEPDNNRENYNELEKRLREEMERELNKLKQKQKQEYHELQCKLELELRQILLQRRGTESPGTFMQICATEYERASGVANMTGELYEVKMVALLFVRALNQSLDFHIASSMNAAGAFDDVVLRVGKKTVLIQLKHRENTCKQIEQKDLVKKKGNFSLLKYYESYCKVRNNWTEDKDLQLCGNFQDALFIVYTNAKMAEDTGSNVCNCDWRNILGTGGNCLQFTSETCPQSDPPVDLADYAAFVSQLCFFTEEAAEDKLDDFIRQEIKAACGTDTGYIQLIAKVQEWWRHSSSYLTNETHFWWDIVQSCIADLSQKKITEFENLNVKFRDEYVKQIQTNLPAVGNFSCIVAKGTLGCTALTSLKVYQSLHNDRHIFVDGNVLTTHMSNIQALWGKWCDLLVVVEDGHTPPNFIRSYPGKRLVYILGHKPEEETVAHILHEDEPNLTQLDDESRERVFTTLVNFQGHGVAFGEVIGSNEQMVSADVIVRVLTGEFVLGNTLSGDVDYYIPRVIKSGYRVNKDIVSHPITDLPFTLAMSGMEFEALNNEDGGHIKSVHDVEDFLKLTDACDTVHWLHWDGNAFVWMESQGDMNVLLQYLTEQLTYENVVDSVFDIAQRVVLLSDDPGMGKSTLLTHVAKITKKKHPAMWVFRVNLNNFTPKLDELPENLQLSDVIKFLLEVCGVSLHWKDLFKNMENTSILLDGFDEISPTHSDKVALMLRLLQKTKVKKLWITTRPVTASRLQQELCARPFTIRPFSEKDQKDFLAKFWKILVPNLKKSLLDSFITRLLNLAAKYFSNKEKEFMGIPLQSMLLAEAFLEDLKIYNCTGKMKLPRKFAMFQLYKKFVDRKLKIYCERNNMILSRPCVRHSYERMKKELEENHMISSLMVLLSPEDVNRLPNSECMKKKFDKFVEEVEKGIEKTGIITQIVNCKPEFIHRTFAEYFAALWFAGNFVAVKDYLKDKLFDPNFQIVRIFFDRILAEKFSLHVSVLNQDDISFNEILSETKGEVNKRDDGGRTALHLAVMSHLDTWDGDTSGIIAELLARGAEINAKDNVFCWTPLRLAERIRAWAFVNLLLENNADTADMVITRQNLENQNYVQDVLGIAARQGLVSLVEFMLHCGISVGHPISVTRGLFGKPACCATMLHEAAEHGQLKLVQFLVEHGADIEARDDEYNRTALMWAAERGELPVIKFLIDKQADINTHDKWSNTALQLASQNGKLDVFKFLIQHASMPNNVMHCAAESGNIDFVIHLLDSGLEIDCRNDYQETPLWRAAWFGQLKVTELLCKRGADVDAKCSVYSQSCGLAYTPLHAAVRGGYLEVVQCLVQNHASLTAKDSWGRTPLDVSQWFKGNDDISEFLKQETTRIQ
- the LOC138706164 gene encoding uncharacterized protein isoform X2 → MTGELYEVKMVALLFVRALNQSLDFHIASSMNAAGAFDDVVLRVGKKTVLIQLKHRENTCKQIEQKDLVKKKGNFSLLKYYESYCKVRNNWTEDKDLQLCGNFQDALFIVYTNAKMAEDTGSNVCNCDWRNILGTGGNCLQFTSETCPQSDPPVDLADYAAFVSQLCFFTEEAAEDKLDDFIRQEIKAACGTDTGYIQLIAKVQEWWRHSSSYLTNETHFWWDIVQSCIADLSQKKITEFENLNVKFRDEYVKQIQTNLPAVGNFSCIVAKGTLGCTALTSLKVYQSLHNDRHIFVDGNVLTTHMSNIQALWGKWCDLLVVVEDGHTPPNFIRSYPGKRLVYILGHKPEEETVAHILHEDEPNLTQLDDESRERVFTTLVNFQGHGVAFGEVIGSNEQMVSADVIVRVLTGEFVLGNTLSGDVDYYIPRVIKSGYRVNKDIVSHPITDLPFTLAMSGMEFEALNNEDGGHIKSVHDVEDFLKLTDACDTVHWLHWDGNAFVWMESQGDMNVLLQYLTEQLTYENVVDSVFDIAQRVVLLSDDPGMGKSTLLTHVAKITKKKHPAMWVFRVNLNNFTPKLDELPENLQLSDVIKFLLEVCGVSLHWKDLFKNMENTSILLDGFDEISPTHSDKVALMLRLLQKTKVKKLWITTRPVTASRLQQELCARPFTIRPFSEKDQKDFLAKFWKILVPNLKKSLLDSFITRLLNLAAKYFSNKEKEFMGIPLQSMLLAEAFLEDLKIYNCTGKMKLPRKFAMFQLYKKFVDRKLKIYCERNNMILSRPCVRHSYERMKKELEENHMISSLMVLLSPEDVNRLPNSECMKKKFDKFVEEVEKGIEKTGIITQIVNCKPEFIHRTFAEYFAALWFAGNFVAVKDYLKDKLFDPNFQIVRIFFDRILAEKFSLHVSVLNQDDISFNEILSETKGEVNKRDDGGRTALHLAVMSHLDTWDGDTSGIIAELLARGAEINAKDNVFCWTPLRLAERIRAWAFVNLLLENNADTADMVITRQNLENQNYVQDVLGIAARQGLVSLVEFMLHCGISVGHPISVTRGLFGKPACCATMLHEAAEHGQLKLVQFLVEHGADIEARDDEYNRTALMWAAERGELPVIKFLIDKQADINTHDKWSNTALQLASQNGKLDVFKFLIQHASMPNNVMHCAAESGNIDFVIHLLDSGLEIDCRNDYQETPLWRAAWFGQLKVTELLCKRGADVDAKCSVYSQSCGLAYTPLHAAVRGGYLEVVQCLVQNHASLTAKDSWGRTPLDVSQWFKGNDDISEFLKQETTRIQ